A window of Edaphobacter lichenicola contains these coding sequences:
- a CDS encoding EamA family transporter → MPVNSTPNRTRILLCFACVYLFWGSTYLAMRYGVEVLPPFVLGSVRFLLAGVLMLAASAALKRKMWPNRQELARLVVIGVLMLGCGNTSVIWAEQYLPTGLAALLVAVVPLYAALIEIVLPRGEGLRAKGWVGICIGFAGIVFLLWPGLREGLRGDSRQIVAAGVTLGGAMCWTGASVISRRSTFQISGFAAAGWEMLFGGVFNALMLVVTKGYHGAQWGLQAWASTLYLVAFGSILTYSAYVYLLDHVAVSKVATYAYVNPVIAVILGVILLKERFVAVEYVGMAAILVAVFLVTSSKMKSGAATVVDEDVAAGLEA, encoded by the coding sequence ATGCCCGTCAATTCAACGCCAAATCGAACGCGGATTCTGCTGTGCTTTGCGTGCGTGTATCTCTTCTGGGGATCGACCTACCTGGCGATGCGGTATGGGGTGGAGGTGCTGCCGCCGTTTGTGCTGGGGAGCGTGCGGTTTCTGCTGGCGGGCGTGCTGATGCTGGCTGCGTCGGCTGCGCTGAAGAGGAAGATGTGGCCGAATCGGCAGGAGCTGGCGCGGTTGGTGGTGATTGGGGTACTGATGCTGGGGTGCGGGAATACGTCGGTGATCTGGGCGGAGCAGTATCTTCCGACGGGGCTGGCGGCGCTACTGGTGGCGGTGGTCCCCTTGTATGCGGCGCTGATCGAGATTGTGCTGCCCAGAGGCGAAGGGTTGAGAGCGAAGGGGTGGGTTGGGATCTGCATTGGGTTCGCGGGTATTGTGTTTCTGCTGTGGCCTGGATTGCGGGAGGGACTGCGTGGCGACTCGCGGCAGATCGTCGCGGCTGGAGTGACGCTGGGCGGAGCGATGTGCTGGACGGGCGCGTCGGTGATCTCGCGGCGATCGACGTTTCAGATTAGCGGATTCGCGGCGGCGGGATGGGAGATGCTGTTCGGCGGCGTATTCAATGCGTTGATGCTGGTGGTGACGAAGGGATACCACGGGGCGCAGTGGGGATTGCAGGCCTGGGCTTCGACGCTTTATCTGGTGGCGTTTGGATCGATTCTTACTTACAGCGCGTATGTCTATCTGCTGGACCATGTGGCTGTGTCGAAGGTGGCGACGTATGCGTATGTGAATCCGGTGATCGCGGTGATTCTTGGGGTGATCCTGCTGAAGGAGCGCTTTGTTGCGGTGGAGTATGTGGGGATGGCGGCGATTCTGGTGGCGGTGTTTCTGGTGACCAGCTCGAAGATGAAGAGTGGCGCGGCGACGGTGGTGGATGAGGATGTCGCGGCTGGGCTTGAGGCTTAG
- a CDS encoding PadR family transcriptional regulator has protein sequence MTTQAQLLPGTLDLLILRAVSLGPLHGYGVLLRIEQISGGALLIEQGALYPGLFRLLRQGLLKADWGTSENNRRAKFYELTAVGRKRLQEETDSWNRLATAIASALATQPEEI, from the coding sequence TTGACTACCCAGGCCCAACTTCTTCCCGGCACACTTGATTTGCTGATTCTGCGCGCGGTCTCGCTTGGGCCGTTGCATGGGTATGGCGTGCTTCTGCGCATTGAGCAGATCTCCGGCGGGGCGCTGTTGATTGAACAGGGTGCGCTTTATCCAGGGTTGTTTCGGCTGCTGCGCCAGGGTCTGCTGAAGGCCGATTGGGGCACCTCGGAAAATAATCGTCGGGCCAAGTTTTACGAACTGACTGCGGTAGGCCGTAAGCGTCTGCAGGAAGAGACGGACAGTTGGAACCGCCTGGCTACCGCGATCGCCAGCGCACTTGCTACGCAACCGGAGGAAATATGA
- a CDS encoding ABC transporter permease, with protein MRLFDSLRSFASNLFHRAEIDREIEEELRSHIQHRADDLERGGLPRAEAERRARIEFGGYQRLKEESRDALGGQFGEGLVLDIRFALRRMAKKPGFAIVAVLTLAFAIGANAVVFAVLNAFILRPLNVPQSESLYGPWRLSSDMSESYPDYLDLRDRNHSFETLAAYNILEAALDTGNDPSRAWVDEASGNYFDALGLKPYLGRFFHGSDEHGPNSAPYIVLTYDYWHSHFQGDPSVVGRVVRLNKFPYTIIGVGPPEFHGTLMFFNPDFFVPIVNHAQFDENDLNNRGDRWVFMTLGHLKAGVTPAQAIADLNSVGASLEKAYPKDDPKMSFKLARPGLYGDYVGRPVRTFMTALMLLAGLILLAACANLGSLFAARASDRSREIALRLALGSSRKRILRGLFAEAVLISLVGGAVGLAGSVVLLRALSVWQPISRWPLHMSVNPDVKVYAVALFLALASGLLFGAVPVGQVLRTDPYEAVKGGAVEAKRGRFGLRLSFRDLLLVVQIAICAVLVTSSIVAVRGLAHSLHNNFGFELQNTMLVETDLNMAGYRGDKVPPMQKRMMDALAAIPGVESVGFADQVPLGDAQPDSNVFADSTTDLRPANAASDALMFKVSPEYFQAAGTALVSGRAFTWQEDKDKPRVAVVNRQFARKIFGSEAKAMGAYFKMPDGARIQVVGIAEDGRYGSLTEDPQPVMFLPILQSPSNSAFLVVRSSRDPEQLGQAIRNTLRNMDAGLPVYIQTRYKTLDAFLFGPRMATISLGVLGVMGAMLSVVGIFGMASFSVSKRLREFGIRIALGAQRRELLQAALGQTFRLLAFGSAVGILLGLAAGKVIAFIVSQATPWDPIVLGGVVVTMLLLGLLAGWIPARRALATDPLLLLREE; from the coding sequence ATGAGACTCTTCGACTCTCTACGCTCCTTTGCTTCGAACCTCTTCCATCGTGCTGAGATCGATCGTGAGATCGAGGAGGAGCTTCGCTCGCACATTCAACATCGCGCCGATGATCTCGAGCGTGGCGGGCTTCCGCGCGCAGAGGCAGAGAGGCGTGCGCGTATCGAGTTTGGCGGTTATCAGCGACTGAAAGAGGAGAGCCGCGATGCGCTTGGCGGCCAGTTCGGCGAGGGGCTTGTTCTGGACATTCGTTTCGCGCTGCGCAGAATGGCTAAGAAACCCGGCTTCGCGATTGTTGCTGTTTTGACACTGGCGTTTGCGATCGGGGCGAATGCAGTGGTGTTTGCTGTTTTGAATGCGTTCATCCTGCGGCCGTTGAATGTGCCCCAGTCAGAGAGCCTCTACGGGCCGTGGCGGTTGTCCAGCGATATGTCCGAGTCGTATCCGGACTATCTCGACCTGCGGGACCGCAACCACAGCTTTGAGACTCTGGCGGCTTATAACATCTTGGAGGCGGCGCTGGATACGGGCAACGATCCCTCACGCGCATGGGTTGATGAGGCCAGTGGAAATTACTTCGATGCTTTGGGCCTCAAGCCGTATCTGGGCAGGTTCTTTCATGGCTCCGATGAACACGGTCCGAACAGCGCACCCTACATCGTGCTGACGTACGACTACTGGCACAGCCACTTTCAGGGTGATCCGAGCGTCGTCGGTCGTGTCGTCCGGCTGAACAAGTTTCCGTACACCATCATCGGGGTGGGACCACCTGAGTTTCATGGCACTCTCATGTTCTTCAATCCCGACTTTTTTGTGCCGATTGTGAATCACGCGCAGTTCGATGAGAACGATCTGAACAATCGCGGCGATCGCTGGGTCTTTATGACGCTGGGACACCTGAAGGCGGGAGTGACTCCGGCACAGGCGATTGCGGATCTGAACTCGGTTGGAGCATCTCTCGAGAAGGCGTACCCCAAAGACGATCCCAAGATGAGCTTCAAGCTGGCGCGTCCGGGTCTTTATGGGGACTACGTTGGCCGCCCTGTGCGGACGTTTATGACCGCGCTGATGCTGTTGGCGGGATTGATTCTGCTGGCTGCCTGTGCCAACCTCGGCAGCCTGTTTGCGGCGCGCGCTTCGGATCGATCGCGTGAGATCGCTCTGCGGCTGGCGCTTGGGTCGAGTCGTAAACGGATTCTGCGGGGACTCTTTGCAGAGGCGGTTCTGATTTCGCTGGTGGGCGGGGCGGTTGGACTTGCAGGCAGCGTGGTGCTGTTGAGGGCGTTGAGTGTTTGGCAGCCGATCTCCCGGTGGCCTCTTCATATGTCCGTGAATCCGGATGTAAAGGTGTATGCGGTTGCTTTGTTTCTGGCGTTGGCCAGTGGATTACTGTTTGGCGCAGTGCCGGTTGGGCAGGTTCTTCGCACCGATCCGTATGAGGCGGTGAAGGGCGGCGCAGTAGAGGCGAAGCGCGGCAGGTTTGGTTTGCGGCTGAGTTTCCGCGATCTGCTTCTTGTCGTGCAGATTGCAATCTGCGCCGTGCTCGTCACTTCTTCGATCGTCGCCGTGCGCGGATTGGCGCATTCGCTGCACAACAACTTCGGCTTCGAGCTGCAGAACACAATGCTGGTAGAGACAGACTTGAATATGGCGGGCTATCGGGGCGACAAAGTGCCGCCGATGCAAAAGCGCATGATGGATGCGTTGGCGGCGATTCCGGGCGTTGAGTCCGTGGGTTTCGCTGATCAGGTGCCCCTGGGGGATGCGCAACCGGACTCGAATGTCTTCGCCGACAGTACGACGGATCTGAGGCCTGCGAATGCCGCATCAGACGCACTGATGTTCAAGGTCTCGCCTGAATACTTTCAAGCGGCAGGTACAGCACTGGTGTCGGGAAGGGCCTTCACGTGGCAGGAGGACAAAGACAAGCCGCGCGTGGCGGTGGTGAATCGACAGTTTGCGCGGAAGATCTTCGGCTCCGAAGCAAAGGCTATGGGCGCGTACTTCAAGATGCCGGATGGAGCGCGCATTCAGGTTGTGGGAATTGCGGAGGATGGAAGATATGGAAGTCTCACGGAAGATCCACAGCCTGTGATGTTTCTTCCCATTCTGCAATCACCATCGAACTCAGCCTTTCTTGTGGTGAGGTCAAGCCGCGATCCGGAGCAGCTGGGACAAGCCATCAGGAATACGTTGCGGAATATGGATGCCGGACTACCGGTTTATATCCAGACGCGCTATAAGACTCTGGACGCGTTTCTGTTTGGTCCACGGATGGCGACGATTTCGCTGGGCGTATTGGGGGTTATGGGCGCGATGCTGTCCGTGGTTGGGATCTTTGGCATGGCGTCTTTCTCGGTGAGCAAGCGGCTGCGCGAGTTTGGGATTCGCATCGCGCTGGGGGCGCAACGGAGGGAGCTGTTGCAGGCGGCGTTGGGGCAGACGTTCCGATTACTGGCGTTCGGTTCGGCTGTCGGGATCTTGCTTGGTCTTGCGGCGGGCAAAGTGATTGCTTTTATTGTGTCTCAGGCTACGCCGTGGGATCCGATTGTGCTGGGTGGGGTGGTGGTGACGATGCTTCTGCTGGGGTTGCTGGCTGGCTGGATTCCGGCGCGGCGTGCGCTGGCTACGGATCCTTTGCTGCTGCTGCGCGAGGAGTAA